The following coding sequences lie in one Maribacter forsetii DSM 18668 genomic window:
- a CDS encoding DMT family transporter, producing the protein MNWALLIIAGLFEVAFAFCLGKAKETTGNEMYLWYVGFLVALAISMILLVKATQTLPIGTAYAVWTGIGAVGTVLVGIFVFKEPATFLRILFITTLIGSIIGLKVVSH; encoded by the coding sequence ATGAATTGGGCACTGTTAATAATCGCCGGTCTTTTTGAGGTAGCTTTTGCCTTCTGTTTAGGTAAAGCCAAAGAAACCACTGGCAATGAAATGTATTTATGGTATGTTGGTTTTTTAGTTGCTCTTGCCATAAGTATGATATTATTAGTGAAAGCGACACAAACATTACCCATTGGTACCGCATATGCCGTGTGGACAGGTATTGGCGCCGTAGGCACAGTACTAGTTGGTATATTCGTATTCAAAGAACCAGCTACTTTTTTACGTATTCTTTTTATTACAACATTAATTGGTTCTATTATAGGTCTTAAAGTAGTATCCCATTAA
- a CDS encoding tetratricopeptide repeat protein: protein MRFTFFIITFLVLSTFCFAQDDFLAKQYFADGDFEKAVVFYEKLVEKSPRRTEYVQDLVACYQQLERYQDAEDFLNQRLKDRNPYPTLLIDLGYNYKLQGNEQMAQTYYNKALDIIPKNPNYGYALGLQFQKYSLLDLAIKAFKNSMELNPALNFNFQLARIYGEQGNVEAMYNSYLNLVIDGKTSKSNILRSIDDFISEKATDKNNILLKKVLLERAQKNPDVLWNELLSWLFVQQKQYGSAFRQEKAIFKRMNGSSTTRLENLGNDALDNEKYDTAKDIYGYIIENTSNKITQLDAELNLIDIDLLNATNGQLDAIQKKYDALVDIYGYKSQSLQLQVAYANFLTFKKNDPAPAEKLLKNSLELPLSDRGTAYLKLALGDILVYDKKFNEALIFFSQIQQKLKNDVLGQDARYKVAQTSFYKGDFDWALTQLKVLRSSTSQLIANDAMQLSLLISDNSLEDSTQTALKKYARADFLAYQNKTDEAITALGDILENHKGEKIEDEALLKQAQLFEKQKKYEDAQLNYQKIITFYGNGILADDAYYALGELYRKQFNDPIKAKEQYEKIIYNYQDSYYFPEARKNFRILRGDVIN, encoded by the coding sequence ATGCGCTTTACCTTTTTCATAATTACATTTTTAGTTCTGTCAACATTCTGCTTTGCCCAGGATGATTTCTTGGCGAAGCAATATTTTGCTGATGGTGATTTTGAAAAAGCCGTAGTTTTTTATGAAAAACTAGTAGAAAAAAGCCCTAGAAGAACAGAATACGTACAAGATTTAGTTGCCTGCTATCAGCAATTAGAACGCTACCAAGATGCTGAAGATTTTTTAAATCAGCGTTTAAAAGACCGAAATCCGTATCCTACATTATTAATTGATCTAGGTTATAATTACAAGTTACAGGGCAATGAACAGATGGCACAAACGTATTACAACAAAGCGTTAGATATTATCCCTAAAAACCCTAATTACGGTTACGCCTTAGGTCTTCAATTTCAAAAATACAGCCTGCTGGACTTAGCGATTAAAGCTTTTAAAAATTCAATGGAATTGAATCCTGCTTTAAACTTCAATTTTCAACTTGCTAGAATATATGGAGAGCAAGGTAATGTTGAAGCCATGTACAACTCATACCTCAATCTTGTTATTGATGGTAAAACCTCTAAATCTAACATTCTAAGAAGTATAGATGATTTTATCTCTGAAAAAGCAACGGATAAAAATAACATCCTATTAAAAAAGGTATTACTAGAGCGTGCACAGAAAAACCCAGATGTTCTTTGGAATGAGCTTTTAAGCTGGTTATTTGTTCAGCAAAAGCAATACGGTAGTGCGTTTAGGCAAGAAAAAGCCATTTTTAAACGTATGAACGGCAGCTCTACCACCAGATTGGAGAATTTAGGCAACGATGCCTTAGATAATGAAAAATATGACACCGCAAAAGATATCTACGGTTACATCATTGAGAACACCAGTAATAAGATTACGCAATTAGATGCAGAACTAAACCTTATTGATATTGATTTACTAAATGCTACAAACGGACAGTTAGATGCTATTCAAAAAAAGTACGATGCTCTTGTAGACATTTACGGATATAAATCGCAATCATTACAGCTGCAAGTTGCCTATGCAAATTTTCTTACGTTTAAAAAGAACGATCCCGCACCTGCAGAAAAATTGCTAAAGAATAGTTTAGAATTACCATTAAGCGATAGAGGTACTGCATATTTAAAACTAGCACTAGGCGATATTTTGGTGTATGACAAAAAGTTTAACGAAGCACTCATCTTCTTCTCTCAGATTCAGCAAAAATTAAAGAACGATGTTTTAGGTCAAGATGCACGTTATAAAGTAGCACAAACCAGTTTTTACAAAGGAGATTTTGATTGGGCATTAACGCAATTAAAAGTACTACGAAGTTCTACTTCTCAACTCATAGCAAATGACGCTATGCAGTTGAGCCTTTTGATATCAGACAATTCGTTGGAAGATTCCACGCAAACTGCCTTAAAAAAATATGCGAGAGCAGATTTCTTGGCCTATCAAAATAAAACCGACGAAGCCATTACTGCTTTAGGAGATATATTAGAAAATCATAAAGGGGAAAAGATCGAAGATGAAGCACTCTTAAAACAAGCTCAACTATTTGAAAAGCAAAAGAAATACGAAGACGCTCAGTTAAACTATCAAAAAATCATCACATTTTATGGCAATGGTATTCTTGCCGATGATGCATATTATGCACTGGGTGAACTTTACCGTAAACAATTCAATGACCCCATAAAGGCAAAAGAGCAGTACGAGAAAATCATCTACAATTATCAAGACAGCTATTACTTTCCTGAAGCCCGTAAAAACTTTAGAATTTTAAGGGGAGACGTCATAAATTAA
- a CDS encoding endo alpha-1,4 polygalactosaminidase, with product MKNLILLLMLSVFLACSNQDDNTNTEEVKEENENFNAIPVYNHAYIENFEVDQVAYIALNATNAYVLVDPFEDDVAESIVEIKANGNQLAAYISIGTGEDWRDNFNQLQPFLTTEQWAEWSGEYFVNTTTTGIIDVMKARIDKIANLGFDWVEFDNMDWALYDDTRETYGIQVSKEDGIAYYQELCNYVHEKGMKCMAKNFVENAEDFDGVTYESYNDEKNWWDTSGAQSFLDDEKLVIIIHYNESNCNQVYADYQAIYNEDLSFICEDTTLKKYLHYNE from the coding sequence ATGAAAAACCTTATCTTACTTTTAATGTTATCGGTCTTTCTTGCTTGCAGCAACCAAGATGACAATACTAATACCGAAGAGGTAAAGGAAGAAAATGAAAATTTCAACGCTATACCAGTTTACAACCACGCATATATTGAAAATTTTGAGGTAGATCAAGTTGCGTACATTGCTTTAAATGCAACTAATGCTTACGTATTGGTTGATCCGTTTGAAGATGATGTTGCAGAATCCATTGTTGAAATAAAAGCAAATGGAAATCAATTGGCGGCATATATAAGCATTGGCACAGGTGAAGATTGGAGAGATAATTTTAATCAACTTCAACCTTTTTTAACTACAGAACAATGGGCAGAGTGGTCAGGTGAATATTTTGTAAACACCACCACTACCGGAATAATCGATGTTATGAAAGCTAGAATTGATAAAATTGCCAATTTAGGTTTTGATTGGGTAGAGTTCGATAATATGGACTGGGCTTTATATGATGATACGCGAGAAACTTATGGCATTCAAGTATCGAAAGAAGATGGTATTGCCTACTATCAAGAGCTTTGTAATTATGTACATGAAAAAGGCATGAAATGTATGGCAAAGAACTTCGTTGAAAATGCCGAAGATTTTGATGGGGTAACATATGAATCATACAATGATGAGAAAAATTGGTGGGATACCTCTGGAGCACAAAGCTTTTTAGATGACGAAAAACTTGTAATAATAATTCATTATAACGAAAGCAACTGCAATCAAGTCTATGCTGATTACCAAGCTATTTACAATGAAGACCTTTCGTTTATCTGCGAAGACACTACACTTAAAAAATACCTACATTACAATGAATAG
- a CDS encoding amidase has protein sequence MNFKFNCCLLLISIFFLGCSDEKSIKEKEINIEELTISDIHKSYQDKTFNSEQLVNTYLERIENFDSTLNAITVVNPQALKIAKELDEEYKRTGILRPLHGIPLIVKDNINTEGLPTTAGSLALQNYIPEKDAFIIKKLVEAGAIIIAKSNMAEWAFSPMHSESSTAGTTKNPYNTNYVPAGSSGGTGASIAANLGTIGLGTDTGNSIRGPSSHNALVGFRTTLGLVSRSAIVPLYLRNDVVGPMCRSVEDATKVLEVIAGIDPKDPLTKYSEGNTPTDYTQFLKKDALKGSRIGVLRTLSDDNPHPEINQLFNNSLVQLDSLGASVIDSVIVPDFQNLRQNQWCATFRENVETFLSDYVKNDSLKTIEDIIEVGSKSNFARERLVRNAAHTGRWEESKMPCLDAYTDIRRVAFREAIENMMDSLQLDAIVYPSWNNPPAPINQFQEEYKGDNSQIISPHTGQPAFTVPMGFTSKNLPAGLQFLGRMYDEPVLIGLTYSYEQGTKHRKAPDLK, from the coding sequence TATTTTTTCTTGGCTGCTCTGATGAAAAAAGCATAAAAGAGAAAGAGATAAATATTGAAGAATTAACCATTTCCGATATACATAAATCATATCAAGATAAAACCTTCAATAGTGAACAGCTAGTGAATACCTATCTTGAAAGAATTGAAAATTTTGATAGCACTTTGAACGCAATTACTGTGGTCAACCCCCAAGCCCTAAAAATAGCAAAAGAACTTGATGAAGAATACAAACGAACAGGCATTTTACGTCCTTTACACGGCATACCGTTAATTGTAAAAGATAATATCAATACAGAAGGTTTACCTACTACTGCCGGTTCACTAGCACTGCAAAACTATATACCTGAAAAAGATGCTTTTATCATTAAAAAACTTGTTGAAGCTGGTGCTATTATCATTGCAAAATCTAACATGGCAGAATGGGCATTTAGCCCTATGCATAGCGAAAGTTCAACAGCTGGCACAACTAAAAATCCATATAACACCAATTATGTACCTGCTGGATCCAGTGGTGGTACCGGTGCTTCGATAGCAGCTAATCTTGGAACTATAGGACTAGGCACAGATACCGGAAATTCCATTAGAGGACCTTCATCTCACAATGCATTAGTAGGGTTTAGAACCACGCTAGGTTTAGTTAGTAGAAGCGCAATTGTTCCGCTTTATTTGAGAAATGATGTAGTCGGTCCTATGTGCCGTTCTGTTGAAGATGCAACTAAAGTTTTAGAAGTTATTGCAGGCATAGACCCTAAAGACCCACTTACAAAATATTCAGAAGGGAATACACCAACAGATTATACACAATTTCTTAAAAAAGATGCCCTGAAAGGTTCTAGAATAGGTGTTCTAAGAACCTTAAGTGATGACAATCCGCATCCTGAAATAAATCAATTATTTAATAATTCACTTGTCCAATTAGACTCTTTAGGAGCTTCGGTCATCGATTCGGTTATCGTACCTGATTTTCAAAACTTAAGACAAAACCAATGGTGTGCTACTTTTCGTGAAAATGTCGAGACTTTTTTATCCGATTACGTTAAAAATGATTCACTAAAAACTATTGAAGATATTATTGAAGTAGGAAGCAAGTCTAATTTTGCGAGAGAAAGGTTAGTAAGAAATGCCGCCCACACTGGAAGATGGGAAGAATCAAAAATGCCCTGTTTAGATGCCTATACAGATATACGCAGAGTTGCTTTTAGAGAAGCTATTGAAAACATGATGGATTCTTTACAACTAGATGCTATAGTCTATCCATCATGGAACAACCCGCCAGCACCAATTAATCAATTTCAAGAAGAATATAAGGGAGATAATAGTCAAATTATTAGTCCGCATACAGGACAGCCAGCTTTTACCGTCCCCATGGGTTTTACAAGTAAAAATTTACCTGCGGGACTTCAGTTTTTAGGCAGAATGTATGACGAGCCTGTTTTAATAGGCCTTACCTATTCTTATGAACAGGGCACCAAACACAGAAAAGCACCCGATTTAAAATAG